One window of the Conexibacter sp. SYSU D00693 genome contains the following:
- a CDS encoding NAD(P)/FAD-dependent oxidoreductase — MTATATRTQTPTVAIVGAGFGGLAAAIELKRHGIESFTVLERADHVGGVWQANQYPGAACDVPSVIYQFSFALKPDWSRRFGTQDEIRRYLHDVAREQGVLDHVRFGAEVTAATFDEGTGRWTVELAGGEQLEVDVLLCAPGQLSRPKVPDLPGRADFAGAQFHSAEWDHGVSLEGKRVVVVGGGASAVQVVPAIADTAAHVTVVQRSPSWIVNKWDWTPGRVERALMRSPRAQRLYHNAMWLWFESRYPVVKRASRPLRWAWEQERKATMRRILKDPQKVRACTPDYQMGCNRLLLSRAWYPTLARPDVDVVGAGVDRLTAGGVVCSDGTHVAADVVVWCTGFTATEYLAPMEITGRGGRTIREAWAEGPEAYLGLTTPGFPNLFMSYGPNTGSLTNTIVYLLERQASYMRQAVEHLGARGGWIDVREDVHAAFNAEVQERLAGTVFTTGCPGWYTTDSGKVTQVWCGSHVEYGKRVARFDPRAYEHHPARDRTPDEPQEVAA, encoded by the coding sequence ATGACCGCCACCGCCACCAGGACCCAGACCCCCACGGTCGCCATCGTCGGCGCCGGCTTCGGCGGCCTCGCCGCCGCCATCGAGCTCAAGCGCCACGGCATCGAGTCCTTCACCGTACTCGAGCGCGCCGACCACGTCGGCGGGGTCTGGCAGGCCAACCAGTACCCCGGCGCCGCGTGCGACGTCCCGTCGGTCATCTACCAGTTCTCCTTCGCGCTCAAGCCGGACTGGTCGCGGCGCTTCGGCACGCAGGACGAGATCCGCCGCTACCTGCACGACGTCGCGCGCGAGCAGGGCGTGCTCGACCACGTCCGCTTCGGCGCCGAGGTCACCGCCGCCACGTTCGACGAGGGCACCGGCCGGTGGACGGTCGAGCTCGCCGGCGGGGAGCAGCTCGAGGTCGACGTCCTGCTCTGCGCCCCCGGGCAGCTCAGCCGCCCGAAGGTGCCCGACCTCCCGGGCCGCGCGGACTTCGCGGGCGCGCAGTTCCACTCGGCCGAGTGGGACCACGGCGTCAGCCTCGAGGGCAAGCGCGTCGTCGTCGTGGGCGGCGGCGCGAGCGCCGTCCAGGTCGTCCCGGCCATCGCCGACACCGCCGCGCACGTGACCGTCGTCCAGCGCTCGCCCAGCTGGATCGTCAACAAGTGGGACTGGACGCCCGGCCGCGTCGAGCGCGCGCTGATGCGCTCGCCGCGCGCGCAGCGGCTCTACCACAACGCGATGTGGCTCTGGTTCGAGTCGCGCTACCCCGTGGTCAAGCGCGCGAGCCGGCCGCTGCGCTGGGCGTGGGAGCAGGAGCGCAAGGCGACGATGCGCCGCATCCTCAAGGACCCCCAGAAGGTCAGGGCCTGCACGCCCGACTACCAGATGGGCTGCAACCGGCTGCTGCTCTCGCGCGCCTGGTACCCGACCCTCGCACGCCCGGACGTCGACGTCGTGGGCGCGGGCGTCGACCGGCTCACGGCCGGTGGCGTGGTCTGCAGCGACGGCACCCACGTGGCCGCCGACGTCGTCGTGTGGTGCACGGGCTTCACCGCCACCGAGTACCTCGCGCCCATGGAGATCACGGGGCGCGGCGGGCGGACGATCCGCGAGGCGTGGGCCGAGGGCCCCGAGGCCTACCTCGGGCTGACGACGCCCGGCTTCCCGAACCTCTTCATGAGCTACGGCCCCAACACCGGGTCGCTGACCAACACGATCGTCTACCTGCTCGAGCGCCAGGCGTCCTACATGCGCCAGGCCGTCGAGCACCTCGGCGCCCGCGGCGGCTGGATCGACGTGCGCGAGGATGTCCACGCCGCCTTCAACGCCGAGGTGCAGGAGCGGCTGGCCGGGACGGTCTTCACCACGGGCTGCCCCGGCTGGTACACGACCGACTCGGGGAAGGTGACCCAGGTCTGGTGTGGCAGCCACGTCGAGTACGGCAAGCGCGTGGCCCGCTTCGACCCGCGCGCCTACGAGCACCACCCGGCGCGTGACCGCACGCCCGACGAGCCCCAGGAGGTCGCGGCGTGA
- a CDS encoding methyl-accepting chemotaxis protein, whose protein sequence is MSHVRPMTLVMRLSIRTKLLGTSAALIVLCAIGSFVAIGQLGSVKQSGHDLHDKAYTPTVAAVWIQGLAKDLMLQSTRYEKLVLQYGPEKAGTAKQGKPILPAIRQDQKNLKVALASLKAAPPEQQAAAAKITDAVTRYNSALATAINPKSTKDAQAKAGVEIPKAAADIETFAGSFSAASDKFATASNDKIDDAYGNGRKAILLTLLLAVLVGAGLSLRISALLRRSVGDIVKALRSLREQDTADLRRGLDAVAQGDLTVRATAQTEAVTPRSSDEIGTVAEVVEEIRRDTAASIESYNRSLDGLGGMISRVSQGARTLSSASAEMATTSQDTGRAVAEIAHAVDDVAGGAERQVQAVEGARRLTGDMLDAARTSARTADETTKAAVAARELAGEGADAVRQATEAMAAVRDASGQATEAIRGLGAKSEQIGGIVDAITGISEQTNLLALNAAIEAARAGEQGRGFAVVAEEVRKLAEESSKAAGSIAELIREIQAETSRAVSVVELGADRTDQGAQTVEQARAAFERISAQVEEMGARVGEIAAAVDHLSHTSQRMGEEVDAVATVSEQTSAATQQVSASTQQTSTATEQIAASAGTLNQTAEELARLVGEFKLVA, encoded by the coding sequence ATGTCGCACGTCCGGCCGATGACCCTGGTCATGCGCCTCTCCATCCGCACCAAGCTCCTGGGGACCTCGGCGGCCCTGATCGTGCTCTGCGCGATCGGGTCGTTCGTGGCGATCGGCCAGCTCGGGTCCGTCAAGCAGTCGGGCCACGACCTGCACGACAAGGCCTACACCCCGACGGTCGCCGCCGTCTGGATCCAGGGCCTCGCCAAGGACCTCATGCTCCAGTCCACCCGCTACGAGAAGCTCGTCCTCCAGTACGGCCCTGAGAAGGCCGGCACCGCGAAGCAGGGCAAGCCGATCCTGCCCGCCATCCGCCAGGACCAGAAGAACCTCAAGGTCGCGCTCGCGTCGCTGAAGGCGGCGCCGCCCGAGCAGCAGGCCGCCGCGGCGAAGATCACCGACGCCGTGACCCGCTACAACAGCGCGCTCGCCACGGCGATCAACCCGAAGTCCACCAAGGACGCGCAGGCCAAGGCAGGCGTCGAGATCCCCAAGGCCGCCGCCGACATCGAGACGTTCGCCGGCTCCTTCTCCGCCGCGTCGGACAAGTTCGCCACCGCCTCCAACGACAAGATCGACGACGCCTACGGCAACGGCAGGAAGGCCATCCTCCTCACGCTGCTGCTGGCGGTCCTGGTGGGCGCCGGCCTGTCGCTGCGCATCTCGGCGCTGCTGCGCCGCAGCGTCGGCGACATCGTCAAGGCGCTGCGCTCCCTGCGCGAGCAGGACACCGCCGACCTGCGCCGCGGCCTCGACGCCGTCGCCCAGGGCGACCTGACGGTCCGGGCGACGGCGCAGACCGAGGCCGTCACGCCTCGTTCGTCGGACGAGATCGGCACGGTCGCCGAGGTCGTGGAGGAGATCCGCCGCGACACCGCCGCCTCGATCGAGAGCTACAACCGCTCGCTCGACGGGCTGGGCGGCATGATCAGCCGCGTCTCGCAGGGCGCGCGCACGCTGTCGAGCGCCTCGGCCGAGATGGCCACGACGTCGCAGGACACCGGCCGCGCCGTCGCGGAGATCGCCCACGCGGTCGACGACGTCGCCGGCGGCGCCGAGCGCCAGGTCCAGGCCGTCGAGGGCGCCCGTCGCCTGACCGGCGACATGCTCGACGCGGCGCGCACGTCGGCCCGCACGGCCGACGAGACCACGAAGGCGGCCGTCGCCGCGCGGGAGCTGGCCGGCGAGGGTGCCGACGCCGTCCGCCAGGCCACCGAGGCCATGGCGGCGGTGCGCGATGCCTCCGGGCAGGCGACCGAGGCCATCCGCGGCCTGGGCGCGAAGTCCGAGCAGATCGGCGGCATCGTCGACGCCATCACCGGCATCTCCGAGCAGACGAACCTCCTGGCGCTCAACGCCGCCATCGAGGCGGCCCGGGCCGGGGAGCAGGGCCGCGGCTTCGCCGTGGTCGCCGAGGAGGTCCGCAAGCTCGCCGAGGAGTCCTCGAAGGCCGCGGGCTCCATCGCCGAGCTGATCCGGGAGATCCAGGCCGAGACCTCGCGGGCCGTGTCGGTCGTCGAGCTCGGCGCCGACCGCACCGACCAGGGCGCGCAGACCGTGGAGCAGGCCCGTGCGGCCTTCGAGCGGATCTCCGCCCAGGTCGAGGAGATGGGCGCGCGCGTCGGGGAGATCGCCGCGGCGGTCGACCACCTGTCGCACACCTCGCAGCGCATGGGCGAGGAGGTGGACGCGGTCGCCACGGTGTCCGAGCAGACCTCGGCCGCCACGCAGCAGGTCTCCGCCTCCACGCAGCAGACGTCGACCGCGACGGAGCAGATCGCCGCGTCGGCCGGGACGCTGAACCAGACCGCCGAGGAGCTCGCGCGCCTCGTCGGCGAGTTCAAGCTCGTCGCCTAG
- a CDS encoding CdaR family transcriptional regulator, with protein sequence MATLEEVLGRDVALQGETATRLVLERVEAEVPAVVGDPRRRQLAAEGTRALLQGFAEVLRLGLTDGFHAPPAALAFGQHLAREGVPLAELLRSYRLGQEASFARAVELAPLADEADVTAAVARIGLLTFRYADAAMADVAAAYDAEREASIRRDAARRDQVLRALLTGTVVDTEEAERVLGHRLDGAHVAVLAWRDGQEGEALVDEVRAALRTAGSERPLLVAEPGGAVVAWLTAPRWSALTEALAAAGLRAVAGSAQDGAAGFARSREQADLALVVARRGGDAVLTRYEDVALAALLTRDADAARRFADEELGPLAAPGAALLRATLSAFYAAAHDQSRTAHALGLHRNTVARRLARAEQLLGSPLTERVRERGAALVALEAL encoded by the coding sequence ATGGCGACGCTGGAGGAGGTGCTCGGGCGCGACGTCGCGCTCCAGGGCGAGACCGCGACGCGGCTCGTGCTCGAGCGCGTGGAGGCCGAGGTCCCCGCGGTCGTCGGCGACCCGCGCCGCCGGCAGCTCGCGGCCGAGGGCACGCGCGCGCTGCTCCAGGGCTTCGCGGAGGTGCTGCGCCTCGGGCTCACCGACGGCTTCCACGCGCCGCCCGCGGCGCTCGCGTTCGGCCAGCACCTCGCCCGCGAGGGCGTCCCGCTCGCCGAGCTCCTGCGCTCCTACCGCCTGGGCCAGGAGGCGTCCTTCGCCCGGGCGGTCGAGCTCGCGCCGCTGGCCGACGAGGCCGACGTCACCGCCGCCGTCGCGCGGATCGGGCTGCTGACCTTCCGCTACGCGGACGCCGCGATGGCCGACGTCGCCGCCGCCTACGACGCCGAGCGCGAGGCCAGCATCCGCCGCGACGCCGCCCGCCGCGACCAGGTCCTGCGCGCGCTGCTCACCGGCACCGTCGTGGACACCGAGGAGGCCGAGCGCGTGCTCGGCCACCGCCTCGACGGCGCGCACGTCGCGGTGCTCGCGTGGCGCGACGGGCAGGAGGGCGAGGCCCTCGTCGACGAGGTCCGGGCCGCGCTGCGCACCGCCGGCAGCGAGCGGCCGCTGCTCGTGGCCGAGCCCGGCGGCGCGGTGGTGGCCTGGCTCACCGCGCCGAGGTGGTCGGCGCTCACGGAGGCGCTGGCGGCGGCGGGCCTGCGCGCGGTCGCCGGGAGCGCGCAGGACGGCGCCGCCGGCTTCGCCCGCTCGCGCGAGCAGGCCGACCTCGCGCTCGTCGTCGCCCGCCGCGGCGGCGACGCGGTGCTGACCCGCTACGAGGACGTCGCCCTCGCCGCCCTGCTCACCCGCGACGCCGACGCCGCGCGGCGCTTCGCCGACGAGGAGCTCGGCCCGCTCGCCGCTCCCGGCGCCGCCCTGCTGCGGGCGACGCTCTCGGCGTTCTACGCCGCCGCCCACGACCAGTCGCGCACCGCCCACGCCCTCGGGCTGCACCGCAACACGGTCGCCCGTCGCCTGGCCCGCGCCGAGCAGCTGCTGGGCTCGCCGCTCACCGAGCGCGTGCGCGAACGCGGGGCCGCGCTGGTCGCGCTCGAGGCCCTGTAG
- a CDS encoding SDR family NAD(P)-dependent oxidoreductase, giving the protein MLQQAGGAQPGSRGVAITGGARGIGLATAKALSAQGDRVVLGDLDGELAALEASRIPGAAGFALDVTDEASFAGFLDEARAHLGRLDVLVNNAGIMPTGPFLEQSPELAARMLEVNVLGVARGVRLALPEMLERRHGQVVNVASVAGRSVAAGMATYCATKHAVVGLTRALRREHHASGVRFTLVMPSFTNTRLVDGADAGLVPVAEPGEVAAAIAQAIAQPRDELVVPRAAAVLTHAIERLLPRAAADALARRLGADRMFLTADGRDRGAGPTQREAVLLGDRP; this is encoded by the coding sequence ATGCTGCAGCAGGCAGGAGGGGCGCAGCCGGGGTCACGCGGGGTCGCCATCACGGGCGGCGCGCGCGGGATCGGGCTCGCCACCGCGAAGGCCCTCTCCGCCCAGGGGGACCGGGTGGTCCTCGGCGACCTCGACGGCGAGCTCGCCGCGCTCGAGGCGTCGAGGATCCCCGGGGCCGCCGGCTTCGCGCTCGACGTCACCGACGAGGCCTCCTTCGCCGGCTTCCTCGACGAGGCCCGCGCCCACCTCGGCCGCCTCGACGTCCTCGTCAACAACGCGGGGATCATGCCCACGGGCCCCTTCCTCGAGCAGTCGCCCGAGCTCGCCGCCCGCATGCTCGAGGTCAACGTCCTCGGCGTCGCCCGCGGCGTCCGGCTCGCGCTGCCCGAGATGCTCGAGCGCCGCCACGGCCAGGTCGTCAACGTCGCCTCGGTCGCCGGCCGCAGCGTGGCCGCGGGCATGGCCACCTACTGCGCGACGAAGCACGCCGTCGTCGGCCTCACCCGCGCCCTGCGCCGCGAGCACCACGCCAGCGGCGTGCGCTTCACGCTCGTCATGCCGTCGTTCACCAACACGCGCCTGGTCGACGGCGCCGACGCCGGACTCGTCCCCGTCGCCGAGCCCGGCGAGGTCGCGGCCGCGATCGCCCAGGCCATCGCCCAGCCGCGCGACGAGCTCGTCGTCCCGCGCGCCGCCGCCGTGCTCACCCACGCGATCGAGCGCCTCCTCCCCCGCGCCGCCGCCGACGCCCTCGCCCGCCGGCTCGGCGCCGACCGGATGTTCCTCACCGCCGACGGCCGCGATCGCGGTGCCGGCCCGACCCAGCGCGAGGCCGTGCTCCTCGGCGATCGCCCGTGA
- a CDS encoding TetR/AcrR family transcriptional regulator, with product MSEVAAQAPPASTGHRERLLAGMAASVREKGFRQTKISDVVRHARTSRRTFYEQFPDKETCYLELFEATGTALVEHVEAAVDPAAPWDRQVDQAIDAYVAGLALDADLMVSYARELPALGAAAVARERALMDRFADLVMRLADTESMRDAGVPPVAPETAVMLVGGLRELVTRRAEQGGEPASISAVAKDVVKAVLDPARQR from the coding sequence ATGAGCGAGGTCGCTGCGCAGGCGCCGCCCGCCAGCACGGGCCATCGCGAGCGGCTGCTCGCGGGGATGGCCGCGTCCGTGCGCGAGAAGGGCTTCCGGCAGACCAAGATCTCGGACGTCGTGCGCCACGCGCGCACGTCGCGACGGACGTTCTACGAGCAGTTCCCCGACAAGGAGACGTGCTACCTCGAGCTCTTCGAGGCCACGGGAACGGCACTCGTGGAGCACGTCGAGGCTGCCGTCGACCCGGCCGCGCCCTGGGACCGCCAGGTCGACCAGGCCATCGACGCGTACGTCGCGGGCCTCGCGCTCGACGCGGACCTGATGGTGAGCTACGCCCGCGAGCTGCCGGCGCTCGGCGCGGCGGCGGTCGCGCGCGAGCGGGCGCTGATGGACCGCTTCGCCGACCTGGTGATGCGCCTGGCGGACACGGAGAGCATGCGCGACGCCGGGGTGCCGCCCGTGGCGCCGGAGACGGCGGTCATGCTCGTCGGCGGTCTGCGGGAGCTCGTCACGCGCCGCGCCGAGCAGGGCGGCGAGCCGGCGAGCATCAGCGCGGTCGCCAAGGACGTCGTCAAGGCCGTGCTCGATCCCGCCCGCCAGCGCTGA